The following proteins are co-located in the Clostridia bacterium genome:
- a CDS encoding sodium:solute symporter family protein has translation MNAFWVYLAVGIYIVIGMVVAFVARRGLGQSMSDFFLANRTLGSFVNALSYSATTYSAFMLVGLAGLTYQGGVGALGFELIYLSGLLLAAFFGPRFWLASKEWGYVSPAEMLGDRYQSRALAVVASLACMIFLIPYSGVQLMGIAYLMQGVSKGAIPFAVGVILATVLAIAWAWIGGLRSVAWTDALQALIMLVTAIALVFLVVYVDIGSFGKLFGRLGSEYPQWLTVPGPGYFKFQTFLGLTLPWFFFCLSNPQVSQRLFVPASLSSMRRMIAGFLVFGFVYTLISVTWGLSARVLLPNLPQADMATPTLLGSTSVPLVLALIAMIGVTSAAVSTIDSILLTLSSMFARDVYRNLTAQADDLRQLAVGRWVIPIISVLAMAFAFLKLDLIAVLSVASSAGLLVAVPAIFGTFFWKRGTAAGAIASIVLAGVFVTYFQFGNVKPLGLWPGVWGIILATVVFVVVSALTKPPEGGAAFVDRINGLLREKNAL, from the coding sequence GTGAACGCCTTCTGGGTCTACCTGGCCGTCGGTATTTACATTGTGATAGGCATGGTGGTGGCGTTTGTAGCCCGGCGTGGACTGGGCCAGAGCATGAGCGACTTTTTCCTGGCCAACCGCACCCTGGGCAGCTTCGTTAACGCCCTGAGCTACAGCGCCACCACCTACAGCGCGTTCATGTTGGTCGGCCTTGCCGGCCTCACATATCAGGGCGGGGTGGGCGCACTCGGCTTTGAGCTGATCTACCTCTCGGGCCTGCTGCTGGCTGCCTTTTTTGGCCCGCGTTTCTGGCTGGCGTCCAAGGAGTGGGGTTACGTGTCGCCGGCGGAAATGCTGGGTGACCGCTACCAAAGCCGCGCTCTGGCCGTCGTCGCCTCGCTCGCCTGCATGATCTTCCTCATTCCGTACAGCGGCGTGCAGCTCATGGGGATAGCCTACCTCATGCAAGGGGTAAGCAAGGGGGCCATACCTTTTGCCGTGGGGGTAATCCTGGCCACGGTGCTGGCCATTGCCTGGGCCTGGATCGGGGGCTTGCGCTCTGTTGCCTGGACGGATGCGCTGCAGGCGTTGATAATGCTGGTCACAGCGATCGCCCTCGTTTTCTTGGTGGTCTACGTGGACATTGGGAGTTTCGGCAAGCTCTTCGGCCGGTTGGGCAGCGAGTACCCGCAGTGGCTTACGGTGCCCGGCCCCGGCTACTTCAAGTTCCAGACCTTTCTCGGCCTGACTCTCCCGTGGTTCTTCTTCTGTCTTTCCAACCCCCAGGTTAGCCAGCGCCTTTTCGTGCCGGCTTCGCTGTCCAGCATGCGCCGCATGATTGCCGGCTTTCTCGTTTTCGGTTTCGTTTACACGCTGATCTCGGTAACGTGGGGCCTCTCGGCGCGGGTGCTCCTGCCCAATCTGCCCCAGGCGGACATGGCTACGCCCACCCTTCTCGGCTCAACCTCCGTGCCGCTGGTACTGGCCCTTATTGCCATGATCGGCGTCACCTCTGCGGCCGTTTCCACCATCGATTCGATCCTGTTAACCCTTTCTTCCATGTTCGCCCGTGACGTCTACCGCAATCTCACGGCACAGGCCGACGACCTCCGACAGTTGGCCGTCGGCCGATGGGTCATTCCGATTATTTCGGTGCTGGCCATGGCCTTTGCCTTCCTCAAGCTTGACCTTATCGCCGTGCTTTCGGTAGCCTCTTCGGCTGGGCTGCTGGTGGCGGTGCCGGCCATATTCGGCACCTTCTTCTGGAAGCGCGGCACGGCAGCCGGGGCGATTGCCAGTATCGTGCTGGCCGGCGTCTTCGTGACCTATTTCCAGTTTGGCAATGTAAAGCCTCTCGGCCTCTGGCCGGGTGTATGGGGCATAATCCTGGCGACGGTGGTGTTTGTGGTGGTGAGCGCCCTGACCAAGCCCCCCGAGGGCGGTGCCGCCTTCGTTGACCGAATCAACGGGCTCTTGCGGGAGAAGAACGCCTTGTAA